The Tursiops truncatus isolate mTurTru1 chromosome 11, mTurTru1.mat.Y, whole genome shotgun sequence genomic sequence taaacatgtaTTCATTATCTCATAAAGCAAGATGAACTGTGTAAAGCAGAGGTCCACACACTTTTTCaataaagggccagagagtaaatattttagattttgcagGCCCCACAGTCTTTGTTGCATATCTATCttcatttatgtctttttttttcttaacaacgcttaaaaatgtaaaaaccttgTGGGCCGTACAAAAGCACGCTTCATTTGTCCTGTGGTCCTTAGTTTGCCAATCTCTGAAAAGCTTTGATTTCAAAATCTTACATGCAcataaataactataataaaaggCAGATATGTAATGCTATATAAGTACAAATGTGTAGATATGCAGTATTTGATCCTCTTCCAGGGTTCTTCCCAGCAATGGCATCATTATCTACACAATTACTAAGTCAGAGACCTTGGACTCATCCTTAATACAAATCTCTCCCTTCCCTTGCTTCttgtattcacttatttatttaatttttgaattttatttattttttatacagcaggttttttgtttgtttgttttgttttatgacgAATTTTATCCCAAAGTGGCTCTAGTAGAGACACTGATGTAGAGTTTTAAGAATTGTTTCAGGTAAGGTGAAAACggataaaagcaatatttttagtttagttttagaTAGTGTGAGTTAAAATGTAATAAACattaatgaacttatttagaaatcagaaacagactcacaggcatagaagaAAAACTTGTGGTACCAAAGGGCAAAGGAGAGGGGGATAAATtgaataaacaaggtcctactgtatagcgcagggtactatattcaatgtcttgtaataaactataatggaaaagaaaaaatgtaataaatattaaaaatagatattttactATCTTATCTATTTTGAAAGGTTTATATGTTTAGAATTATAggggagttttttttaaagaacaggttTATTTTGAGTAATAAACAAAACTCCATTTATCACATAATAAACAAACCTTCCATCAATTTCTTCACAGTCCAAAGAACAAAACCTCTGACTTAATTAGAGTTTACACTTAATCTTAAATAGTCTAAAATCCATCCATGTCAACGTTGGAATTTCAATCTTGCCTGATACTACGAAATAGGACAAATTTTGATCGATGGTCACATTCCTAACTTTTGCTGTTCAGCCATTTTTCTTGATCTTGTTCTCTGATGCCATACATTCCAGAGTGTTCAATGGATTTGTAATAAACTTCCAAGAGGAAAGGGAATTTCTTGCTCATTGTTTGCCTGAAATCTTGGCTTGTGTtcatctttttaaacaaaaaatatgctCCAAAAATGCCCACAAGTTCACCTACTAAAACTCCTTTAAAGATCTTCTTTGCCAGTGGATCCAGAGTACGGGCCATCCTGAGGGGTGTACTCACCGGGCTgcctatacagcaggtttttattagctatccatattagtgtatatatgtcaatcccaatctcccaattcatcccaccccccaccaccctgtcccactttccccccttggtgtcaatacctttgttctctacatctgtgtctctatttctgccttgcaaactggttcatctgtaccatttttctagattccacatatatgtgttaatatacgatacgtgtttttctctttctgatttatttcactctgtgtgacagtctctaggtccatccacgtctctacaaatgacccaatttcgttccttttcatggctgagtaatactccact encodes the following:
- the LOC109550448 gene encoding protein CEBPZOS-like, whose translation is MARTLDPLAKKIFKGVLVGELVGIFGAYFLFKKMNTSQDFRQTMSKKFPFLLEVYYKSIEHSGMYGIREQDQEKWLNSKS